Within Thermococcus indicus, the genomic segment CTTTCCTCCGTGGCGTACTCCTCCGCTATCTCAAGCGCCGCCTCGACCAGCTCCCTATCGACCTCAATAACCTCGACGAAGTACCTCTTTTCGAGGGTGTACTCCGTCACCATGCCCGTTTTGAAGCGCTCCTCGATGTCCTCCAGGTACTCCTCGATATCGTCTATGGGGAAGCGCAGCTCCACCTTGAGGACGTCCAGGGGCACCGTTTCGTTCAGAACGAGCGTTCCGTCTTCCTCGGCAACGGCCCCGGCTTCCATAAGGGCAGTGACCACTATCAGCTTTCCGAGGTCCGACTCATCAAAGAGCCTCTCCAGGCTCTTCTTCTCCCCCACATTCCAGTCCCTGGTTATCTCTTCGTACGCGAATCTGAGCTCATCCAGGGCGGCCTCAACGGGCTCTATCCCCTCCGCTTTCTCAAGGAGCTCGGCGTAGGTTCCCTCTATGACGACGTAGTGTGATATCTGGGGGGAAACCTCCTCCCGGGTTCTGTTCATTATTCCCGCCCTGCTCAGCTCCCTGGAGAGGGCGTTCATATCCTCCCTGCTAAGGACTTCCAGCCTCAATCGCCTCACCGGAGGTAAAAACGGTGGAGGAGGTTATATATTTTCCTCCGAAAAGCCGATTAACTCCCCACCAGCCCCGACAGGAGCGCCCTGAGCGGCCGGTTGTTCAGTCTTTCGAGGGTTTCCCTCACCTCGTCTTCGAGCTCCGGGGAGTAGTTTGAGTAGAGGTAGAGTGCGTAGGCCATGAGCTTCGGGTCTCCCTCGGCCATCTCCTCCACAGAGCCCGCAAGAACCGGGTTGTTCAGTAGCTGCTCGGCTATGGCCCGCATCATCTCCCGATCATCCCTTTCGACGGCCTCCCTCAGCGGCCGGTAGAACAGCGTTAGAACGTCCCTTGCGAGCCGCTCCCTCTCCTCAAACTCCTCCATCGGGGTTTTCGGCTTCTCCCTCCCGCTCCATAGCAGGTACACCGCGGGCGCGGCCAGGAGGACCAGGGCGATGACGATGTAGGGGAGCAGGGGGACGTTGAAGTAGTAGGGGAGGCGGTTCCTCATGAGGAGCAGAGCCAGAGTTCCAATGAGCATCCAGACCCCCATGAAGATAAGGTAGTACACCGTGTAGTCCTTCCTCTGGAGGGCGCGGTACCTCACGGGAGCGCCTATCTCCTCCAGGTATCTAATCCTGTCCTCTGCCATTTGAATTTCCGCTTCGAGGCGCTTTATGCGCCTGTCTATCTCGGCGAGGACTTCTTCCTTCCCCATTATCATTCACCCACCAGCAGGCGGGCTATCTTCTCGCTCACCACGCTGAGTATGGCCTCCCGTTCTGGTTATCCGCTACTTTTGGAACTTGCGAACCAATCGTAGCGGATAACCTTCCCCACTCCCATCTTCATCGTGGGGCTTTCGGGGGGAACGGGGACTCCCCACATCTTCAGGGCTCTCAAGCGGATATTCCAAGAGCCGATAACGTCCCTATCGGCCTCAAAACCACACTTCGAACACTTCAAAACCCTGCCCCCATTCGGGCTTAACTTACCCCCACATACCGGGCACAGGGAAGAAGTAAAAGCCGGATTAACGAAAACAACCCTCACACCCCTCAGTTTAGCCCTGTATTCTATAATGCTCTGAAGCTTCCGAAAACTCCAGCGGTGAAGTCTCCCATTCATCTCAGTCGAATACCTGATTGACTCCCTGATTTCCGTTAAATCTTCAAGGGCAAGAC encodes:
- a CDS encoding PIN domain-containing protein, yielding MRLEVLSREDMNALSRELSRAGIMNRTREEVSPQISHYVVIEGTYAELLEKAEGIEPVEAALDELRFAYEEITRDWNVGEKKSLERLFDESDLGKLIVVTALMEAGAVAEEDGTLVLNETVPLDVLKVELRFPIDDIEEYLEDIEERFKTGMVTEYTLEKRYFVEVIEVDRELVEAALEIAEEYATEESVVEAMFDGIARSVLADVILELAERHRRKNELMDAIMEREPIVVEGERERVNIYFDEDAIEDFLKELQSLGYLKVKGNRIWV